In the genome of Globicephala melas chromosome 3, mGloMel1.2, whole genome shotgun sequence, one region contains:
- the HOOK2 gene encoding protein Hook homolog 2 isoform X3 produces MSVDKAELCGSLLTWLQTFHVPPPCTSPQELSSGLAVAYVLNQIDPSWFNEAWLQGISDDPGPNRRLKVNNLKTILQSLVEYSQDVLGHPILEQHLPDVSLIGEFSDPEELGKLLQLVLGCAISCEKKQEHIQRIMTLEESVQHVVMEAIQELMTKDTSDSLSPETYGNFDSQSRRYYFLSEEADEGDELRQRCLDLERQLVLLSEEKQSLVQENEVLRERVGRSEGEGATGLTSKKLLLLQSQLEQLQEENFRLESGREDERVRCAELEREVAELQQRNQELTSLAQEAQALKDEMDELRQSSERAGQLEATLSSCRRRLGELRELRRQVRQLEERNAGHAERTRQLEEELRRAGSLRAQLEAQRRQVQELQGQRQEEAMKAEKWLFECRNLEEKYELVSKEKERLLAERDSLREANEELRCAQLQPRGLTQADPSLDPTSPAVENLAAEILPAELRETLLQLQLENKRLCQQEAADRERQEELQRHLEEANRARHGLEMQHRLNQQQLSELRAQVEDLQKALQEQGGKTEDSTLLKRKLEEHLQKLHEADLELQRKREYIEELEPPADSSTARRIEELQHNLQKKDADLRAMEERYRRYVDKARTVIQTLEPKQRPPGGAPPELHTLRTQLRERDVRIRHLEMDFEKSRSQREQEEKLLISAWYNMGMALQQRAGEERAPAHAQSFLAQQRLATNARRGPLGRLAPLNMRPTDKH; encoded by the exons ATGAGCGTGGACAAGGCCGAGCTATGCGGGTCTCTGCTCACCTGG TTGCAGACGTTCCATGTCCCGCCCCCCTGTACCAGCCCCCAGGAACTGAGCAGTGGCCTCGCAGTAGCCTATGTGCTGAACCAGAT AGACCCTTCCTGGTTCAACGAGGCATGGCTCCAGGGCATCTCAGACGACCCAGGTCCCAACCGGAGGTTGAAG gTCAACAATCTGAAGACAATCTTACAGAGCCTGGTGGAGTACTCCCAGGAT GTCCTGGGGCATCCCATTTTGGAGCAGCACCTTCCAGATGTGAGCCTTATTGGCGAGTTCTCCGACCCAGAAGAGCTTGGCAAGCTGCTTCAGCTGGTGCTGGGCTGTGCTATCAGTTGCGAGAAGAAGCAGG AGCACATCCAGAGAATCATGACGCTAGAGGAATCAGTTCAGCATGTGGTGATGGAAGCCATCCAGGAG CTCATGACCAAAGACACCTCTGACTCCCTGTCACCGGAAACATATGGGAACTTTGATAGCCAG TCCCGTAGGTACTACTTCCTGAGTGAGGAGGCTGACGAGGGTGACGAGCTGCGGCAGCGCTGTCTGGACCTGGAGCGGCAG CTGGTACTACTGTCAGAGGAGAAGCAGAGCCTGGTTCAGGAAAATGAGGTGCTGAGGGAGCGGGTGGGCCGGTCCGAGGGTGAGGGTGCCACCGGCCTCACTTCCAAGAAGCTGCTACTGCTGCAGTCCCAGCTGGAGCAGCTGCAGGAAGAGAACTTCAG gctggaGAGCGGCAGGGAGGACGAGCGCGTGCGCTGTGCTGAGCTGGAACGGGAGGTCGCCGAGCTGCAGCAGCGGAACCAGGAGCTGACCAGCCTGGCCCAGGAGGCACAGGCCCTGAAGGATGAAATGGATGAACTTCG GCAGTCGTCAGAGCGCGCAGGGCAGCTGGAGGCCACGCTGAGCAGCTGCCGGCGCCGCCTGGGCGAGCTGCGGGAGCTGCGGCGGCAGGTGCGGCAGCTGGAGGAGCGCAACGCCGGCCACGCAGAGCGCACGCGGCAGCTGGAGGAAGAGCTGCGCCGGGCCGGCTCCCTGCGCGCCCAGCTAGAGGCGCAGCGGCGGCAG GTTCAGGAATTGCAGGGCCAGCGGCAGGAGGAGGCCATGAAGGCCGAGAAATGGCTATTCGAGTGCCGCAATCTGGAAGAAAAGTATGAGTTGGTGTCAAAGGAGAAGGAG CGGCTGCTGGCAGAACGGGACTCCCTGCGGGAGGCCAATGAGGAGCTGCGCTGCGCCCAGTTGCAGCCTCGCGGGCTGACCCAAGCCG ACCCTTCACTGGATCCCACCTCACCGGCTGTGGAAAACTTAGCAGCCGAGATCCTACCTGCGGAGCTCAG GGAGACACTCCTACAGCTTCAGCTGGAGAACAAGCGCCTGTGCCAGCAGGAGGCGGCCGACCGGGAACGGCAGGAGGAGCTGCAGCGCCACCTGGAGGAGGCCAACCGCGCGCGCCACGGCCTGGAGATGCAGCACCG GCTGAACCAGCAGCAGCTGTCGGAGCTGCGGGCCCAGGTGGAGGACCTGCAGAAGGCCCTGCAGGAGCAGGGGGGCAAGACTGAAGAT TCAACCCTGCTGAAGAGGAAGCTGGAGGAGCATCT GCAGAAGCTGCATGAGGCAGATCTGGAGCTGCAGCGGAAGCGCGAGTACATCGAGGAGCTAGAGCCCCCTGCCGATAGCAGCA CAGCCCGGCGTATCGAGGAGCTGCAGCACAACCTGCAGAAGAAGGACGCGGACTTGCGGGCCATGGAGGAGCGGTACCGCCGCTACGTGGACAAGGCGCGCACA GTCATACAGACCCTGGAACCCAAGCAGCGGCCACCTGGGGGGGCTCCTCCGGAACTCCACACCCTGAGGACACAGCTTCGAGAGCGGGATGTCCGCATCCGGCACCTGGAG ATGGACTTTGAGAAGAGTCGAAGTCAGCGAGAGCAGGAAGAAAAGCTGCTCATCAGTGCCTGGTATAATATG GGCATGGCTCTGCAGCAGCGAGCCGGGGAAGAGCGGGCACCTGCCCATGCCCAGTCATTCCTGGCACAGCAGCGGCTGGCCACCAATGCTCGCCGCGGACCCCTGGGACGCCTAGCACCCCTGAACATGCGCCCCACTGACAAGCATTGA
- the HOOK2 gene encoding protein Hook homolog 2 isoform X1, with translation MSVDKAELCGSLLTWLQTFHVPPPCTSPQELSSGLAVAYVLNQIDPSWFNEAWLQGISDDPGPNRRLKVNNLKTILQSLVEYSQDVLGHPILEQHLPDVSLIGEFSDPEELGKLLQLVLGCAISCEKKQEHIQRIMTLEESVQHVVMEAIQELMTKDTSDSLSPETYGNFDSQSRRYYFLSEEADEGDELRQRCLDLERQLVLLSEEKQSLVQENEVLRERVGRSEGEGATGLTSKKLLLLQSQLEQLQEENFRLESGREDERVRCAELEREVAELQQRNQELTSLAQEAQALKDEMDELRQSSERAGQLEATLSSCRRRLGELRELRRQVRQLEERNAGHAERTRQLEEELRRAGSLRAQLEAQRRQVQELQGQRQEEAMKAEKWLFECRNLEEKYELVSKEKERLLAERDSLREANEELRCAQLQPRGLTQADPSLDPTSPAVENLAAEILPAELRETLLQLQLENKRLCQQEAADRERQEELQRHLEEANRARHGLEMQHRLNQQQLSELRAQVEDLQKALQEQGGKTEDSTLLKRKLEEHLQKLHEADLELQRKREYIEELEPPADSSTARRIEELQHNLQKKDADLRAMEERYRRYVDKARTVIQTLEPKQRPPGGAPPELHTLRTQLRERDVRIRHLEVGVLVPSHCPQHIQVLDYCLLSRWTLRRVEVSESRKKSCSSVPGIIWAWLCSSEPGKSGHLPMPSHSWHSSGWPPMLAADPWDA, from the exons ATGAGCGTGGACAAGGCCGAGCTATGCGGGTCTCTGCTCACCTGG TTGCAGACGTTCCATGTCCCGCCCCCCTGTACCAGCCCCCAGGAACTGAGCAGTGGCCTCGCAGTAGCCTATGTGCTGAACCAGAT AGACCCTTCCTGGTTCAACGAGGCATGGCTCCAGGGCATCTCAGACGACCCAGGTCCCAACCGGAGGTTGAAG gTCAACAATCTGAAGACAATCTTACAGAGCCTGGTGGAGTACTCCCAGGAT GTCCTGGGGCATCCCATTTTGGAGCAGCACCTTCCAGATGTGAGCCTTATTGGCGAGTTCTCCGACCCAGAAGAGCTTGGCAAGCTGCTTCAGCTGGTGCTGGGCTGTGCTATCAGTTGCGAGAAGAAGCAGG AGCACATCCAGAGAATCATGACGCTAGAGGAATCAGTTCAGCATGTGGTGATGGAAGCCATCCAGGAG CTCATGACCAAAGACACCTCTGACTCCCTGTCACCGGAAACATATGGGAACTTTGATAGCCAG TCCCGTAGGTACTACTTCCTGAGTGAGGAGGCTGACGAGGGTGACGAGCTGCGGCAGCGCTGTCTGGACCTGGAGCGGCAG CTGGTACTACTGTCAGAGGAGAAGCAGAGCCTGGTTCAGGAAAATGAGGTGCTGAGGGAGCGGGTGGGCCGGTCCGAGGGTGAGGGTGCCACCGGCCTCACTTCCAAGAAGCTGCTACTGCTGCAGTCCCAGCTGGAGCAGCTGCAGGAAGAGAACTTCAG gctggaGAGCGGCAGGGAGGACGAGCGCGTGCGCTGTGCTGAGCTGGAACGGGAGGTCGCCGAGCTGCAGCAGCGGAACCAGGAGCTGACCAGCCTGGCCCAGGAGGCACAGGCCCTGAAGGATGAAATGGATGAACTTCG GCAGTCGTCAGAGCGCGCAGGGCAGCTGGAGGCCACGCTGAGCAGCTGCCGGCGCCGCCTGGGCGAGCTGCGGGAGCTGCGGCGGCAGGTGCGGCAGCTGGAGGAGCGCAACGCCGGCCACGCAGAGCGCACGCGGCAGCTGGAGGAAGAGCTGCGCCGGGCCGGCTCCCTGCGCGCCCAGCTAGAGGCGCAGCGGCGGCAG GTTCAGGAATTGCAGGGCCAGCGGCAGGAGGAGGCCATGAAGGCCGAGAAATGGCTATTCGAGTGCCGCAATCTGGAAGAAAAGTATGAGTTGGTGTCAAAGGAGAAGGAG CGGCTGCTGGCAGAACGGGACTCCCTGCGGGAGGCCAATGAGGAGCTGCGCTGCGCCCAGTTGCAGCCTCGCGGGCTGACCCAAGCCG ACCCTTCACTGGATCCCACCTCACCGGCTGTGGAAAACTTAGCAGCCGAGATCCTACCTGCGGAGCTCAG GGAGACACTCCTACAGCTTCAGCTGGAGAACAAGCGCCTGTGCCAGCAGGAGGCGGCCGACCGGGAACGGCAGGAGGAGCTGCAGCGCCACCTGGAGGAGGCCAACCGCGCGCGCCACGGCCTGGAGATGCAGCACCG GCTGAACCAGCAGCAGCTGTCGGAGCTGCGGGCCCAGGTGGAGGACCTGCAGAAGGCCCTGCAGGAGCAGGGGGGCAAGACTGAAGAT TCAACCCTGCTGAAGAGGAAGCTGGAGGAGCATCT GCAGAAGCTGCATGAGGCAGATCTGGAGCTGCAGCGGAAGCGCGAGTACATCGAGGAGCTAGAGCCCCCTGCCGATAGCAGCA CAGCCCGGCGTATCGAGGAGCTGCAGCACAACCTGCAGAAGAAGGACGCGGACTTGCGGGCCATGGAGGAGCGGTACCGCCGCTACGTGGACAAGGCGCGCACA GTCATACAGACCCTGGAACCCAAGCAGCGGCCACCTGGGGGGGCTCCTCCGGAACTCCACACCCTGAGGACACAGCTTCGAGAGCGGGATGTCCGCATCCGGCACCTGGAGGTGGGTGTCCTTGTCCCTTCTCACTGTCCTCAGCATATCCAGGTCCTTGACTATTGCCTCCTTAGCAGATGGACTTTGAGAAGAGTCGAAGTCAGCGAGAGCAGGAAGAAAAGCTGCTCATCAGTGCCTGGTATAATATG GGCATGGCTCTGCAGCAGCGAGCCGGGGAAGAGCGGGCACCTGCCCATGCCCAGTCATTCCTGGCACAGCAGCGGCTGGCCACCAATGCTCGCCGCGGACCCCTGGGACGCCTAG
- the HOOK2 gene encoding protein Hook homolog 2 isoform X7, which yields MVNNLKTILQSLVEYSQDVLGHPILEQHLPDVSLIGEFSDPEELGKLLQLVLGCAISCEKKQEHIQRIMTLEESVQHVVMEAIQELMTKDTSDSLSPETYGNFDSQSRRYYFLSEEADEGDELRQRCLDLERQLVLLSEEKQSLVQENEVLRERVGRSEGEGATGLTSKKLLLLQSQLEQLQEENFRLESGREDERVRCAELEREVAELQQRNQELTSLAQEAQALKDEMDELRQSSERAGQLEATLSSCRRRLGELRELRRQVRQLEERNAGHAERTRQLEEELRRAGSLRAQLEAQRRQVQELQGQRQEEAMKAEKWLFECRNLEEKYELVSKEKERLLAERDSLREANEELRCAQLQPRGLTQADPSLDPTSPAVENLAAEILPAELRETLLQLQLENKRLCQQEAADRERQEELQRHLEEANRARHGLEMQHRLNQQQLSELRAQVEDLQKALQEQGGKTEDSTLLKRKLEEHLQKLHEADLELQRKREYIEELEPPADSSTARRIEELQHNLQKKDADLRAMEERYRRYVDKARTVIQTLEPKQRPPGGAPPELHTLRTQLRERDVRIRHLEVGVLVPSHCPQHIQVLDYCLLSRWTLRRVEVSESRKKSCSSVPGIIWAWLCSSEPGKSGHLPMPSHSWHSSGWPPMLAADPWDA from the exons ATG gTCAACAATCTGAAGACAATCTTACAGAGCCTGGTGGAGTACTCCCAGGAT GTCCTGGGGCATCCCATTTTGGAGCAGCACCTTCCAGATGTGAGCCTTATTGGCGAGTTCTCCGACCCAGAAGAGCTTGGCAAGCTGCTTCAGCTGGTGCTGGGCTGTGCTATCAGTTGCGAGAAGAAGCAGG AGCACATCCAGAGAATCATGACGCTAGAGGAATCAGTTCAGCATGTGGTGATGGAAGCCATCCAGGAG CTCATGACCAAAGACACCTCTGACTCCCTGTCACCGGAAACATATGGGAACTTTGATAGCCAG TCCCGTAGGTACTACTTCCTGAGTGAGGAGGCTGACGAGGGTGACGAGCTGCGGCAGCGCTGTCTGGACCTGGAGCGGCAG CTGGTACTACTGTCAGAGGAGAAGCAGAGCCTGGTTCAGGAAAATGAGGTGCTGAGGGAGCGGGTGGGCCGGTCCGAGGGTGAGGGTGCCACCGGCCTCACTTCCAAGAAGCTGCTACTGCTGCAGTCCCAGCTGGAGCAGCTGCAGGAAGAGAACTTCAG gctggaGAGCGGCAGGGAGGACGAGCGCGTGCGCTGTGCTGAGCTGGAACGGGAGGTCGCCGAGCTGCAGCAGCGGAACCAGGAGCTGACCAGCCTGGCCCAGGAGGCACAGGCCCTGAAGGATGAAATGGATGAACTTCG GCAGTCGTCAGAGCGCGCAGGGCAGCTGGAGGCCACGCTGAGCAGCTGCCGGCGCCGCCTGGGCGAGCTGCGGGAGCTGCGGCGGCAGGTGCGGCAGCTGGAGGAGCGCAACGCCGGCCACGCAGAGCGCACGCGGCAGCTGGAGGAAGAGCTGCGCCGGGCCGGCTCCCTGCGCGCCCAGCTAGAGGCGCAGCGGCGGCAG GTTCAGGAATTGCAGGGCCAGCGGCAGGAGGAGGCCATGAAGGCCGAGAAATGGCTATTCGAGTGCCGCAATCTGGAAGAAAAGTATGAGTTGGTGTCAAAGGAGAAGGAG CGGCTGCTGGCAGAACGGGACTCCCTGCGGGAGGCCAATGAGGAGCTGCGCTGCGCCCAGTTGCAGCCTCGCGGGCTGACCCAAGCCG ACCCTTCACTGGATCCCACCTCACCGGCTGTGGAAAACTTAGCAGCCGAGATCCTACCTGCGGAGCTCAG GGAGACACTCCTACAGCTTCAGCTGGAGAACAAGCGCCTGTGCCAGCAGGAGGCGGCCGACCGGGAACGGCAGGAGGAGCTGCAGCGCCACCTGGAGGAGGCCAACCGCGCGCGCCACGGCCTGGAGATGCAGCACCG GCTGAACCAGCAGCAGCTGTCGGAGCTGCGGGCCCAGGTGGAGGACCTGCAGAAGGCCCTGCAGGAGCAGGGGGGCAAGACTGAAGAT TCAACCCTGCTGAAGAGGAAGCTGGAGGAGCATCT GCAGAAGCTGCATGAGGCAGATCTGGAGCTGCAGCGGAAGCGCGAGTACATCGAGGAGCTAGAGCCCCCTGCCGATAGCAGCA CAGCCCGGCGTATCGAGGAGCTGCAGCACAACCTGCAGAAGAAGGACGCGGACTTGCGGGCCATGGAGGAGCGGTACCGCCGCTACGTGGACAAGGCGCGCACA GTCATACAGACCCTGGAACCCAAGCAGCGGCCACCTGGGGGGGCTCCTCCGGAACTCCACACCCTGAGGACACAGCTTCGAGAGCGGGATGTCCGCATCCGGCACCTGGAGGTGGGTGTCCTTGTCCCTTCTCACTGTCCTCAGCATATCCAGGTCCTTGACTATTGCCTCCTTAGCAGATGGACTTTGAGAAGAGTCGAAGTCAGCGAGAGCAGGAAGAAAAGCTGCTCATCAGTGCCTGGTATAATATG GGCATGGCTCTGCAGCAGCGAGCCGGGGAAGAGCGGGCACCTGCCCATGCCCAGTCATTCCTGGCACAGCAGCGGCTGGCCACCAATGCTCGCCGCGGACCCCTGGGACGCCTAG
- the HOOK2 gene encoding protein Hook homolog 2 isoform X2, whose product MSVDKAELCGSLLTWLQTFHVPPPCTSPQELSSGLAVAYVLNQIDPSWFNEAWLQGISDDPGPNRRLKVNNLKTILQSLVEYSQDVLGHPILEQHLPDVSLIGEFSDPEELGKLLQLVLGCAISCEKKQEHIQRIMTLEESVQHVVMEAIQELMTKDTSDSLSPETYGNFDSQSRRYYFLSEEADEGDELRQRCLDLERQLVLLSEEKQSLVQENEVLRERVGRSEGEGATGLTSKKLLLLQSQLEQLQEENFRLESGREDERVRCAELEREVAELQQRNQELTSLAQEAQALKDEMDELRQSSERAGQLEATLSSCRRRLGELRELRRQVRQLEERNAGHAERTRQLEEELRRAGSLRAQLEAQRRQVQELQGQRQEEAMKAEKWLFECRNLEEKYELVSKEKERLLAERDSLREANEELRCAQLQPRGLTQADPSLDPTSPAVENLAAEILPAELRETLLQLQLENKRLCQQEAADRERQEELQRHLEEANRARHGLEMQHRLNQQQLSELRAQVEDLQKALQEQGGKTEDSTLLKRKLEEHLQKLHEADLELQRKREYIEELEPPADSSTARRIEELQHNLQKKDADLRAMEERYRRYVDKARTVIQTLEPKQRPPGGAPPELHTLRTQLRERDVRIRHLEQMDFEKSRSQREQEEKLLISAWYNMGMALQQRAGEERAPAHAQSFLAQQRLATNARRGPLGRLAPLNMRPTDKH is encoded by the exons ATGAGCGTGGACAAGGCCGAGCTATGCGGGTCTCTGCTCACCTGG TTGCAGACGTTCCATGTCCCGCCCCCCTGTACCAGCCCCCAGGAACTGAGCAGTGGCCTCGCAGTAGCCTATGTGCTGAACCAGAT AGACCCTTCCTGGTTCAACGAGGCATGGCTCCAGGGCATCTCAGACGACCCAGGTCCCAACCGGAGGTTGAAG gTCAACAATCTGAAGACAATCTTACAGAGCCTGGTGGAGTACTCCCAGGAT GTCCTGGGGCATCCCATTTTGGAGCAGCACCTTCCAGATGTGAGCCTTATTGGCGAGTTCTCCGACCCAGAAGAGCTTGGCAAGCTGCTTCAGCTGGTGCTGGGCTGTGCTATCAGTTGCGAGAAGAAGCAGG AGCACATCCAGAGAATCATGACGCTAGAGGAATCAGTTCAGCATGTGGTGATGGAAGCCATCCAGGAG CTCATGACCAAAGACACCTCTGACTCCCTGTCACCGGAAACATATGGGAACTTTGATAGCCAG TCCCGTAGGTACTACTTCCTGAGTGAGGAGGCTGACGAGGGTGACGAGCTGCGGCAGCGCTGTCTGGACCTGGAGCGGCAG CTGGTACTACTGTCAGAGGAGAAGCAGAGCCTGGTTCAGGAAAATGAGGTGCTGAGGGAGCGGGTGGGCCGGTCCGAGGGTGAGGGTGCCACCGGCCTCACTTCCAAGAAGCTGCTACTGCTGCAGTCCCAGCTGGAGCAGCTGCAGGAAGAGAACTTCAG gctggaGAGCGGCAGGGAGGACGAGCGCGTGCGCTGTGCTGAGCTGGAACGGGAGGTCGCCGAGCTGCAGCAGCGGAACCAGGAGCTGACCAGCCTGGCCCAGGAGGCACAGGCCCTGAAGGATGAAATGGATGAACTTCG GCAGTCGTCAGAGCGCGCAGGGCAGCTGGAGGCCACGCTGAGCAGCTGCCGGCGCCGCCTGGGCGAGCTGCGGGAGCTGCGGCGGCAGGTGCGGCAGCTGGAGGAGCGCAACGCCGGCCACGCAGAGCGCACGCGGCAGCTGGAGGAAGAGCTGCGCCGGGCCGGCTCCCTGCGCGCCCAGCTAGAGGCGCAGCGGCGGCAG GTTCAGGAATTGCAGGGCCAGCGGCAGGAGGAGGCCATGAAGGCCGAGAAATGGCTATTCGAGTGCCGCAATCTGGAAGAAAAGTATGAGTTGGTGTCAAAGGAGAAGGAG CGGCTGCTGGCAGAACGGGACTCCCTGCGGGAGGCCAATGAGGAGCTGCGCTGCGCCCAGTTGCAGCCTCGCGGGCTGACCCAAGCCG ACCCTTCACTGGATCCCACCTCACCGGCTGTGGAAAACTTAGCAGCCGAGATCCTACCTGCGGAGCTCAG GGAGACACTCCTACAGCTTCAGCTGGAGAACAAGCGCCTGTGCCAGCAGGAGGCGGCCGACCGGGAACGGCAGGAGGAGCTGCAGCGCCACCTGGAGGAGGCCAACCGCGCGCGCCACGGCCTGGAGATGCAGCACCG GCTGAACCAGCAGCAGCTGTCGGAGCTGCGGGCCCAGGTGGAGGACCTGCAGAAGGCCCTGCAGGAGCAGGGGGGCAAGACTGAAGAT TCAACCCTGCTGAAGAGGAAGCTGGAGGAGCATCT GCAGAAGCTGCATGAGGCAGATCTGGAGCTGCAGCGGAAGCGCGAGTACATCGAGGAGCTAGAGCCCCCTGCCGATAGCAGCA CAGCCCGGCGTATCGAGGAGCTGCAGCACAACCTGCAGAAGAAGGACGCGGACTTGCGGGCCATGGAGGAGCGGTACCGCCGCTACGTGGACAAGGCGCGCACA GTCATACAGACCCTGGAACCCAAGCAGCGGCCACCTGGGGGGGCTCCTCCGGAACTCCACACCCTGAGGACACAGCTTCGAGAGCGGGATGTCCGCATCCGGCACCTGGAG CAGATGGACTTTGAGAAGAGTCGAAGTCAGCGAGAGCAGGAAGAAAAGCTGCTCATCAGTGCCTGGTATAATATG GGCATGGCTCTGCAGCAGCGAGCCGGGGAAGAGCGGGCACCTGCCCATGCCCAGTCATTCCTGGCACAGCAGCGGCTGGCCACCAATGCTCGCCGCGGACCCCTGGGACGCCTAGCACCCCTGAACATGCGCCCCACTGACAAGCATTGA
- the HOOK2 gene encoding protein Hook homolog 2 isoform X4, translating into MSVDKAELCGSLLTWLQTFHVPPPCTSPQELSSGLAVAYVLNQIDPSWFNEAWLQGISDDPGPNRRLKVNNLKTILQSLVEYSQDVLGHPILEQHLPDVSLIGEFSDPEELGKLLQLVLGCAISCEKKQEHIQRIMTLEESVQHVVMEAIQELMTKDTSDSLSPETYGNFDSQSRRYYFLSEEADEGDELRQRCLDLERQLVLLSEEKQSLVQENEVLRERVGRSEGEGATGLTSKKLLLLQSQLEQLQEENFRLESGREDERVRCAELEREVAELQQRNQELTSLAQEAQALKDEMDELRQSSERAGQLEATLSSCRRRLGELRELRRQVRQLEERNAGHAERTRQLEEELRRAGSLRAQLEAQRRQVQELQGQRQEEAMKAEKWLFECRNLEEKYELVSKEKERLLAERDSLREANEELRCAQLQPRGLTQADPSLDPTSPAVENLAAEILPAELRETLLQLQLENKRLCQQEAADRERQEELQRHLEEANRARHGLEMQHRLNQQQLSELRAQVEDLQKALQEQGGKTEDSTLLKRKLEEHLQKLHEADLELQRKREYIEELEPPADSSTRRIEELQHNLQKKDADLRAMEERYRRYVDKARTVIQTLEPKQRPPGGAPPELHTLRTQLRERDVRIRHLEQMDFEKSRSQREQEEKLLISAWYNMGMALQQRAGEERAPAHAQSFLAQQRLATNARRGPLGRLAPLNMRPTDKH; encoded by the exons ATGAGCGTGGACAAGGCCGAGCTATGCGGGTCTCTGCTCACCTGG TTGCAGACGTTCCATGTCCCGCCCCCCTGTACCAGCCCCCAGGAACTGAGCAGTGGCCTCGCAGTAGCCTATGTGCTGAACCAGAT AGACCCTTCCTGGTTCAACGAGGCATGGCTCCAGGGCATCTCAGACGACCCAGGTCCCAACCGGAGGTTGAAG gTCAACAATCTGAAGACAATCTTACAGAGCCTGGTGGAGTACTCCCAGGAT GTCCTGGGGCATCCCATTTTGGAGCAGCACCTTCCAGATGTGAGCCTTATTGGCGAGTTCTCCGACCCAGAAGAGCTTGGCAAGCTGCTTCAGCTGGTGCTGGGCTGTGCTATCAGTTGCGAGAAGAAGCAGG AGCACATCCAGAGAATCATGACGCTAGAGGAATCAGTTCAGCATGTGGTGATGGAAGCCATCCAGGAG CTCATGACCAAAGACACCTCTGACTCCCTGTCACCGGAAACATATGGGAACTTTGATAGCCAG TCCCGTAGGTACTACTTCCTGAGTGAGGAGGCTGACGAGGGTGACGAGCTGCGGCAGCGCTGTCTGGACCTGGAGCGGCAG CTGGTACTACTGTCAGAGGAGAAGCAGAGCCTGGTTCAGGAAAATGAGGTGCTGAGGGAGCGGGTGGGCCGGTCCGAGGGTGAGGGTGCCACCGGCCTCACTTCCAAGAAGCTGCTACTGCTGCAGTCCCAGCTGGAGCAGCTGCAGGAAGAGAACTTCAG gctggaGAGCGGCAGGGAGGACGAGCGCGTGCGCTGTGCTGAGCTGGAACGGGAGGTCGCCGAGCTGCAGCAGCGGAACCAGGAGCTGACCAGCCTGGCCCAGGAGGCACAGGCCCTGAAGGATGAAATGGATGAACTTCG GCAGTCGTCAGAGCGCGCAGGGCAGCTGGAGGCCACGCTGAGCAGCTGCCGGCGCCGCCTGGGCGAGCTGCGGGAGCTGCGGCGGCAGGTGCGGCAGCTGGAGGAGCGCAACGCCGGCCACGCAGAGCGCACGCGGCAGCTGGAGGAAGAGCTGCGCCGGGCCGGCTCCCTGCGCGCCCAGCTAGAGGCGCAGCGGCGGCAG GTTCAGGAATTGCAGGGCCAGCGGCAGGAGGAGGCCATGAAGGCCGAGAAATGGCTATTCGAGTGCCGCAATCTGGAAGAAAAGTATGAGTTGGTGTCAAAGGAGAAGGAG CGGCTGCTGGCAGAACGGGACTCCCTGCGGGAGGCCAATGAGGAGCTGCGCTGCGCCCAGTTGCAGCCTCGCGGGCTGACCCAAGCCG ACCCTTCACTGGATCCCACCTCACCGGCTGTGGAAAACTTAGCAGCCGAGATCCTACCTGCGGAGCTCAG GGAGACACTCCTACAGCTTCAGCTGGAGAACAAGCGCCTGTGCCAGCAGGAGGCGGCCGACCGGGAACGGCAGGAGGAGCTGCAGCGCCACCTGGAGGAGGCCAACCGCGCGCGCCACGGCCTGGAGATGCAGCACCG GCTGAACCAGCAGCAGCTGTCGGAGCTGCGGGCCCAGGTGGAGGACCTGCAGAAGGCCCTGCAGGAGCAGGGGGGCAAGACTGAAGAT TCAACCCTGCTGAAGAGGAAGCTGGAGGAGCATCT GCAGAAGCTGCATGAGGCAGATCTGGAGCTGCAGCGGAAGCGCGAGTACATCGAGGAGCTAGAGCCCCCTGCCGATAGCAGCA CCCGGCGTATCGAGGAGCTGCAGCACAACCTGCAGAAGAAGGACGCGGACTTGCGGGCCATGGAGGAGCGGTACCGCCGCTACGTGGACAAGGCGCGCACA GTCATACAGACCCTGGAACCCAAGCAGCGGCCACCTGGGGGGGCTCCTCCGGAACTCCACACCCTGAGGACACAGCTTCGAGAGCGGGATGTCCGCATCCGGCACCTGGAG CAGATGGACTTTGAGAAGAGTCGAAGTCAGCGAGAGCAGGAAGAAAAGCTGCTCATCAGTGCCTGGTATAATATG GGCATGGCTCTGCAGCAGCGAGCCGGGGAAGAGCGGGCACCTGCCCATGCCCAGTCATTCCTGGCACAGCAGCGGCTGGCCACCAATGCTCGCCGCGGACCCCTGGGACGCCTAGCACCCCTGAACATGCGCCCCACTGACAAGCATTGA